The genomic region AGGAAAGGCAAGGTCCACATTTTAGAAATGGACTGAACTAGATGCCGTTTCGTGGCTTGCAGTTGGTAGGCTATGTCGGCTCGGCAGCCAACAGCTGACCCCATGCTAACTGATTATCcatttgttctttttcctctGAAAATAAGtatgtgtttaaataaaaaaataattaaaaaatgaaaattatctAACTTGAGTGTTTGGAAATGAATGATTACACTCCAATATCTGATCCAATAATTGATACATAACTCTTGTAATCTTCTTAAGAATCTTTTATTCTTATAGCTAGAGCTCTTTCAAAGCATTAATCAATTCAACAAACTCCTGAACGGTTTAATTGGAAAATGTTCAAACTCATGCCATCCGCTTTGCTGAGCTATGTTCCTCTTGGAATAGAATTTAAACAATGTTTTTACAAAGAGAGGGAGCAAGGTTCCTTTGTAATTCCTGAAAGAATCAATCAAGCATGAGAGATGAAGTAATGAACGCTAGATTTGGCGTAAGAAAAGCAAGATATCCATAAAAGGCTTCATTCTTTTGTAATCAGGAAGTAATTTaacagtttcgaaattttattTGGAAAGTTTCTGAAGGAATAGTCTTTCAGAAAACAATATGTACACCATTATTGGTCATCATTGTTTACAATAAGTACAGTGTTCAGATATCAGGATTAGATATGCCACCGGCTAGGTGGTTAGAATAGTAAGTTGGTATTCAGCTTTGGTGGCGGGGACACGAGCTTTGGTGGCGAGGACAGGAGCTTTTGTGTCAGGAAAAAACTCCATGTTTGGCATGGCTGTGATACCTCCAGTGCTGCTGATTTGAATTGGATAGCGCAGCAGGTGACCCGGCAGATCTTGCTCAGGGGAATCACTTGCATACATACCCCATAACTTGTCAGCTATGGAATTGATAGCTCGAACACACTGCAGACTTTCTGGAAACTGGAAACCGCTCTCAATATGTCCAAGGTGCTCCTGCCACAGTGCCATGCGGAAACCATATATCTGACCCCCGGCTCGCCGAAAAGGAGTATCTAAATGATGAGGTTGGAATGCTCCCATCGCAATCTCAGAGTCTCTCCCGCCGTCCATTGATCTCTGGTTAATGTTGGCAGAGCCAATTATTATGTATTCATCATCCACTGCAAAGAGGAGCTAAGAAGTCAAATAATGTATATTTCTTGAACTGTATTTAGATTGATTAGAATAGATCATCACATACCTATCATCATCTTTGAGTGAACATAGATCATGAAGCGCCGTGCCTGCTGAGCTCTAGCATAATCAGAATTAGGATCTGGTTGCTCTGTAGGTACATATTCTCCAGCCTTTTTTGTCTCCTTGTTCCCGAGGCAGAAAAATGTCAAATACTCCCTGGGATCTGCGTCCAGTCCCTTTCTTTGAAGAGCCTCAGTAACATCAGAATACATCATCTCCATTGTTCTCCTTTGCCAATCTAAAATCGCTTGAACAGATTCACTCTCAGGTTTACCTTCTGGCCACATTGGGATTACAATGTAGACAGTGAACCTTTCCCCAGCTTCAATTTTACTTACGATCTTCAGCGAGAGCTCTTTTGGTACGAGATGTAAAGCACCAATATCCTCGACCTTGATATCTTTTGATTTCCAGCCAAATGAGCTTCCGACGAAATACTGattttcaatataaataaaattcttcGCCCGTCGGATGGCATTGATATAAGCATCTTGGATGCTTCTATCCATGGTTCGGTCCTTTCCGCTGACAAGACCTAACTTGGCCGCCGCGTCAGGTGCTTCAGGAAAGCCAGCAGCAGCCCCATCATCAATGGATCTGAATAACTGGACATTCCACGTTTCAGGGTCTGTTGATGATGTAACTGGTGACGGTTGAATCGTGATTTCATCAAGCTTGCTCTTCGGGATCAGGAAATCGGTTCGACCTTGCTTCTGCCATCTCTGTTCGAAGTTGTACAAGACGTCCCATGCAACTGGACCTTCTAGCTTGCAATGAATATCATGCCAGGGCTCCCTTGGACCACCTTTCTCGATCGAAGAGCCTGCAAAATTTGGCTGATGGAAATCTTCACGATGGGTTGTGCCTAAAGTCTTGAACAGGGGATGGTCTTGTGTATCATATCTCCCATCGCAGAGATCAATGCCGCCAACAAAACTGACGATTGCCCGCTTGCCTGATCTTTCGCGGGGCAATTCGCTGTCAACAACTACAGTTTTTTGATGGTGAGTAAACATGGAAGCAATTTCAAAGCCCTGAATAGTGCTTTCTCCTGCATCACGATTTCGCGGGCACAAAACACAATGCACATTTGTATCCTTGAAGTAATCAGCTGTTTCTTGATCATGGGTTGCCATCAAACCATCCCTTTTCAGTTCCTTAACAGAAGTTCTATCATCCCAGACAAGCATAAGAACTACCACACCTTCGTCAGCCTTCTTCTTCAGCAGTTGTCCAAGTGTCAGGTTACCTTCCGGCTTTTGCCTTCTGGGGTCTCTTATCAGCGTTATTTCAGTGTACACAGACCATCCGGTGATATATATCAAGTGTTTTGCATTATTGATCGCATCAAAGATGTCCTCCCAGCATCTATGAGGTTGGTAAGGAGACATGGTGGGCGATGAAAAATCATCTTGGACATGGGCATCTTGGTATAGAGTAACCTTGCAGCCTTCTCGTTGGCTGAAGAAAGTGTAAGGAACTCCCTCAAATCCAGGATTCGAGATCCCCTGAGACCAATTCCTATCCTGGGTAACATTGAAGAACTGCAACTGAACGTGGATTTTAGAACCTCCAGGGATGGGATTACGATTTTCATCTAAGATATCAACCCATCTATCCACTGCAGCCCCTTGAATGACATCCTCAGCAGGAATGTGAGCTCTTCCAATGAGTGTTGCCCCGATAGGATTAGCATATTTGACTGTAAATATGATGTCTGAGATCAGATGCCCACAATAGATGCGGAAACTCTCATTCCATATAGGCTCCGAGCCTTTTTTACTTATCATTCTGGTCCGTGCCACCCTTGCTTTGTCTAGATCAACTGTTGCATAAAGTTTTGAACCAATCATCTGCATCATAATTTGGAGATGTTAAAAGAGACCATAAATCTCAGTAGGAACCATATGGTAATGAGACTGTATTACGAGTACCTCGGATTGGCATAGCATTATTCTCTTTAGTTGGGCTATGAATAGTTTCGCGAGCTGCGTTGGCCCAGTAGCCTCCAAAATTCAAGAAATTAAGAGTATGAATATGCATAGAATTCATGGAAAaagttgatttgatttcactAGTATACGGCTtgggaggaaaaagaaaaacactaCACACCATGCAAATGACATTCAAATCAAACCCACTTATCATCTTAACTGGTGTACTCACTAATAGAGGGAAAAAATGCATttgacaataaaaaatattcatgTAGAACGAAATTATGATGGGTTGCCAATGGGGGCGAAGGACTGGCAGGAGAGGTTAAACATGGTTAATCATGGTGGAAGGGGAATTACCTTTGATAACCCACCTCATGGAATTCTCTGCAAATTAAACCATGCATGATGTTccaaaaaggaacaaaaacagttaaaaatcACAGGtcaattataaattttctaatcATGCATGTACCTTGCTCAAAAGACTTAATCCGCTAGGGTACTTCAGCGTATCAATCCCATATATTCTCACAGTAAGCTTGCCGTGGAGCAAATGGGTCGCCATTGTTGACCTGCAAACACTTACGATGTGCTAATTAAGACTTTAATGACAGATGCATTTAGATGCAAACCAAAGATTAATGAAAAGATCATCGACAAGGACTAACCTCTGAGATTAACAGCCTAATCCCTCAAGAGTTCTATGGATTGGTGGAAGCATCCTGTCCAAGAAAGTGGTGTCATATCAAGATTTATACAAGTACACAGAGAGATCTCAAGAATTCTTCCTTGATAAGAAGAATCAAGAGACGCTGAGAAGGAGTTGTACGCAAGAGAGTTTCAAGTCAGAATAAGTTCCCGCCCTTCCTTCCCACAGCATATCCAAACTTTGTCATGGGTCCCAAAGCTATTCTATAGTGAGAGAAGATAAGATTGAAAATGGAACTTTTTAAGTTGGAATACATATTAGAATCAAACCTGGCTAAGTCATCCTTTGCTTGGATTGGAAACAACTATGGTTCTGGTTCTAGATTCAAATCCAAGGCAAGGTGTTCAACACAAGTATCAGGATTAAATTTATAGGTGCAGCAGGAATCAAGTAATCGAACATCATTTGGAAAATTGCAACGTCTGTTTTTAAGTGCTTGTTTGgcttgatttatttttaatttatctacTGCTTAAAAGAAGAAGCTAGACCAAACAAAATTTCACaaaaagctcttaaaaaaataacattttttaaagaattaaatttgaaaaaaaaagaattaaaaaaaaactccaattagtaggtttctcttctcttctctttttttttttaaacactCTAGTTTATTAAGAGagcttttttttctaaaaagatCCTCCCTCTTAAAAAATACTCCCTCCCTCTCTCCTCATCGATCTTCCTCTCCTCTCTCCCTTTTTGTAAATcattattttaagattttttttgttcttacaaaaattaagaaaaaagaatatccaaaattcaaaactgcattcaggtattatttttttttttcattttattttctgttgttttttttgtactttgaaaactctttttattagttgatatttctcaatttgttgtttgatatgacaattatgtgatgtttatttattcttaacttctttatggtatatataatatttgatgattatgattaaaataattaattaaataagtcAATGGTTGTTGAGATaaattagatgaaaattgagaTAATATTTGTTGATTATGGTTGTTGAGATAATATTATTCATGAAAGTTAACTTTGTTAGTAAGGACATCAATAGCTAAACATGATTTTCCTAAATTATTATTACCACcttagacttttttttttcttttttgattctCTTCTATTGTTAGGGTTAAGAGTTTCAGTAGTCGACTCACtgctttcttttatttctcattttttttagtattaattataaactttatgttatataaaaatctttttaatattttcaacaatttattttaaatagataaaaaaataaaattaattttttttattttgaacaaaaaaattcctgattaataaaaagttatttattaaatattttttatgataattttaactaaaattagagtttatataaattgttttaccaaacaacttatctataaaaaagagtttataaaaagtaaatttatcaaacaactttaacttaattgattaaacaaTTCTTGTTCAATAGttcaatattaaaatttccTCAGATGTTTATCTCACAAGTAGACATAATAgagttggttttttttttttcttttttatcattttttttgtttagtttgaattattgtctccatcctttttttatccattttttaatcaaattttaatataaaatacatcAAGAGTCAAAGTTTTCATCTTAATCTCTACGAGGAACAAATATTTACAGACGGAGGAGTACATTAAAAGACATTAATCTTATAACTTCATTTAGTTCGCAATTTGGGCTAGGAcaagggagaaaataaatgaaactgaaagaaataaatacaaaaattttaggCTCTTGCATTACCATTTTTGAACCTGGAAAAGAAATTAGGGTAAAGAATATTAAACCCATGTACAAAGCTAAAGGTTTTGCATTTTGTTCATTGTattttctcttattattttCCTGTATAAATTTCCTTATCTTGAAAATAACAAGTATCTCCTTGAACCAAAAAAATatggtttcttctttttctttttccttgtaCAGGGGAGTAGATACTGCTACTAATCGGATTAGCTTGATGCACAAAATGCCAATAGTATTTATTAAGAAGCAACCACTTAACTCCACTTGGAAGTTTCCAAGGGAGAAATGAGAATTTAATCTTGAAAATGAGCATATATGCTTTAACTGTTGAGggtttgttgaatctttaatgTTTAAAGTTTTCCCATTTGTTGATTGGAATTGACTGCAAAGCTTGCAATTCAAGTGCCTGATTCAAGCAGCATTATCATGAACATATTCTGCAATTTAAGACAAATATGATTGTTACAACTATTTGTCAATGGAAACAATTTTTGAACTGCTATCTTTACTGGTTAGCTATGGAGACTAAGTGGTAACAATTGGAGGAAGGATGTTAGATTTGGTTCCAAGAACACAAGCATTGGTGTCAGGGAAAAACCGAGTCCTTGGAAGGGTTGAAACTGATCCATCATCCCCGACCTGAATGGGGTAGGGTAGTAGGTGACCTCGCAGATCCTGGTCAAATGTTTCACTTGAGTACAATTCCCAGTGTTTGTCAGCAATAGAATTCACTAGCTGGACACATTGCTTGCTTCCTGGATTGTCGAGGAAGTCATGAAGCTGTCCAAGATGCTCATACCAAAGAGCCATTCGGAGACCAAAGATCTGACCCCTTGCTGGTTGCGTAGTTGCTAAATGATATGGTTGAAATGCTCCCATTGCAATCTCAGAGTCTCTTGAACCAGCCATTGACCTCTCATTGATGTTGGCAGATCCAATGATTATGTACTCATCATCAACtggagaagaacaagttaCAGACTTCCGATCAAAAAGTTATATAACTGTTcaaggaaatgaaaaataagctTCAGagataaatttataataagttTTTGACATATACCAATCATCATCTTTGAATGGACATAGATCATAAAGCGGCGTGACTGTTGAGCTCTGCCATAATCTGATTTAGGATCTGCTGGCTCTGTTGGTATATATTCTTCGGTCTTCTTCGTCTGCCGGTTCCCAAGGCAGTAAAATGCCAAATAGTCTCGGGGGTGTGCAGTCAGTCCTTTCCTTTTAAGGGCTCCGGCAACATCAGAATACATCATCTCAATTGTCCTACTTTGCCAATCTAAAATTGCCTGAATAGGACCACTGTCTGGTACACCTTCTGGCCACATTGGAATCACGATGTAGACAGAAAACCTCTCCCCTGCTTCAATTTTACTTACAATCTTTAGGGATAGCTCCTTTGGTATAAGATTTAAAGCAGCAATATCAGAAATTTCCTCAATGTCGATACCAGCAATATCAGGAATTTTCAGAATGTTGATACCCTTAGTTTTCCAACCAAAGGAGCTTCCGAGGAAATATTGATTTTCAATGTAAATAAAGTTCTTTGCTCGGCGAATTGCATTGATATAAGCATCTTGAATGCTTCGCTCaataatgttatttttccCACTCAGAAGGCCAAACTTACTTGCTGCCTCAGGTTTTTCAGGAAAGCCAACGACAGCCCCATTATCAATAGATCGAAACAACTGGACACTCCATGTTTCACTGGGTTCTAAATGCACAATTTGGTTTGGGGGGACTATCATTTGCTCAAGCTTGTCTAGCGGAAAGAGGAGATGTTTCTTCCACCGAGCTTGTCTTAGCCACCTTTGTTCGAAATTGTACAGTACATCCCAAGCAATAGGACCTTCTAGCTTGCAGTGAATATCATGCCAAGGCTCCCTTGGACCACCTTTCTTAATTGAAGCGTTTTTAAAGTTTGGCTGATGGAAATCATCATGATGAATGTCGTTCAAAGTCTGGAAGAGAGGATGGTCTTGAGTATCGTACCTCCCATCACAAAGATCAATGCCACCAATAAAACCGACAACCGTTCGCTTTTCTGATCCAGGGATTTCACTGTCAACAACCAGTGTTTTCTGATGGTGAGTAAACATGGTAGCAATTTTAATTCCCTCAACAATGCCTTTTTTATTATCAGGGTTACGAGGGCATAGAACGCAGTGCACTGCCGTGTACCGAAAGACATGAGCGGTTTCTTCATCATGGGTTGACATCAAGCCTTCCTCTTTCAGTATGTCAATGGAAGTTCTGTCATCCCAAACAAGCAAAAGAACTCTCACGCCATCAGCAGCCTTCTTTATGAGCAGATCCCCAAGTGTATCACTACTCCCACGCTTTTCCTTCCTTGGGTCCCTTATCAAGGTTATTTCAGTGTACACAGACCAACCAGTTacataaatgaaattttttgcCTTATCAATTGCGTCAAAGATATCTTCCCAGCATCTCTGAGGTTCATAAAGCTTCCCTCCAGATAGACTTATTTTTGGGTTGAAACCATCTGAAATATGGGCATCCTGGTAGAGGGTAACCTTGCAGCCCTCTCGCTGTCTGAAGAAAGTGAAAGGAACTCCCCCGAAATCAGGGTATTTGATCCCCTGAGACCAACTTCCCTCCTGGCTAACACCCAAAAATCTCAACTCCACCTTGATTTTGGAATCTCCAGGTATTGGTTTACGTTCTTCATCGAGTATATCAACTTCGCGTACCACGGTATCCCCAACGAGTATATCCTCGACGGGTAACCAAGCTCTGCCAACCAGGACTGCCCCGATGGGACTGTTATCCTTAACGGTGAATATAACATTTGTGATGGAATGGGCACAATATATGCGGAAGGTCTCGTTCCACTGGGGCGAGGAGGCTTTATGTCTTACCACACTTGTCCGCCCGACCCTCGCTCTGTCTAGATCAACTGTTGCATAGAGCTGTGGACCTAAGAACTGCATGAAAACGTTTGGTTGAGGACGAGATTGTTGGCCAAGATTGATAAGTAATGAAAAGGGTAGCGAGAAGGATAAAGCAGGCATCGCACCGTTCTCTTGATTTTCGCTATACACCTTTTCTGCAACTTGCTTACGCCCATCGTCTCCAGAGTTTCagagaagaaaacaaacaaagatAGATCGAATTCCTTTAGAAACAAAGTCCATTTATTGATGCTCATATCTTCATCATTAACAGATTGTTAAAAGAGTTCATTCTCTCTTTACTCgaacatttttctttattacaGAATGTTCGTTCAATTGGGCTACGAACAGGAATGGCCTGCTGCCTTCTGGGCCTTTGGGtccatttttatcaaatattggGCCTTTGGGTCCATTTACATGGCCTTAAAGTTTATCTTCTAAACCTAAAtaacatttataaatttaaatacagGCCCATATCTCTTTAGTGTTACacattttcataacttttaatgaaatttatatttggttAATCCAATTGTTAGATTTCATAGTTTATTCATGTAAATCAaacatatcaaaattttagataattaaaaataatcaactatttttaaaaaataataataaaattttaataattatatatgaaaaagaCAATACTTTTAAATGATACAACAAATATATGagattgatttaaaattttcgtgCATGATAGATATTAGTAAATTgttaatatataaaagagggccaaatgtgaaatttaacctaaaattttctttcctccAAGAATCAAAGCCCCCGAGTAAGTTCCAATATTCAAATATAACCATAATTTAGTTtgtaataattgattaatagaCCCTAAATTGAACTCACATACCTCAATGCAGAAGTTCTCTTTACATCCATAGAGTAGCACATCAATCCCAATTATTTTTGCAATAAGTGTCCCATGCAGCAAATATGGGGGCCCCATTGTTTAACCTGCAAACTCTTATCAAATGAATTTTCAGTCAAAAACACCCACAAATATATACATTCCTAACAAGCCAAAAACCATGGCAAAATGGTGAACTAAGAAGCTAGCTGTGGGGTGGGTTATTGCCTAAAAGAGATGAAGTCCTTCCGGAGAGGTTTATGAAGGAAAGCAGACCAAAAATACTATAAGCTTTGACATGAAGTGTGAAGAAAGAGATAATGTGCACGAGGATTTGGAGTAGGAATCAATCCCAGCTTCGCTTCTCAGTAACCACTTTGCCCAAAAAGTTAATATGCATGGCTTTAATATATAATGAACATGCTTAGGGGGGTGAGAGTTGGTCTTTCGATACGTTAAATTCTATTCTTTGAACagacatatttatatatatacaagttGATATGAATGAGTTAAATATTCGGatgtattttaaaatattttttaaaatattctttataagttgaaaaaaatatgaaagtcACAAAAAGCATGTTGCATGATTCGTGAATGAAtgccaaaaagaaaatattccCCCAATTGAGAGTTCAACAATGCATTTAAGTCATTCTTTGCTTGAAGAATGATACATGCGAACCAAAGACAAAgaatcaaaaaagaaagaaaaaaggaggtTCAAAGTCTTAAGCCAAAAGCATCTTAaaaattggattttttttttatttgaggaaaaaagagtaaatattaacaatctttttctcttttttttttttttggggggggggggggggttggTTTCTTTATATGCAAAAGGGTATCCATTAGATGAAAACCccacttaaaattttaagattatATATGACATCTTTAAATTGATGATGAGTTTTTCAATGGATTTATAATAAGTTTCGATTTAGTCTATTTGTATTAGATTAGGTCATGTATCAATTATCAATATTCAATAGAATTttcatttgataaaaaaaaaaaaaaacctagatCTTACCGACTGTCGCTTTCACTCTTTTAGAAAGGCATAGCCAATAACAAATGTAAGCATGTAAATATATACGTACCATTTGTTATCACTTTAATTAGTTACAAGATATGTtagataaaatcataaaaattaaaaaatagataaaacattttttcatataaaattacaatCTTACCGACAACATATCGTTGACTTGTGTGAGACTGAGACACaacacattttctcttgattcgattttttttttccgtaAAATATTATCAATCGATATAACCGAATAAATCTAATATAAAATTACGACTATaacttaaacttttttttctttattttctttctcataattttttaatataaaattgttGCAAGGTTTCTGGTTGAAATCAATGATGGGGAGTGagccaaaactaatctaaCCACCACGTTAGTTTCGCCATAAATTTGCTGCACCTAAAGAGCGGACAAGAGGCAGCTAATCCCGAAGATCAAACCCCACCAATAATTAAGACGCCATTGCCTTTAACCTATTGCCCAATGCGGAAGATGGGAGACCTTCGGTCAGTAAAGTACAGCTTTGCTGCAGAGTCTAAAGCATATAATTGAATGACTTTTaacctcctttttttttaattattatttttctttaatatgtTTACATTTCTAAGGCTAATTTATTGCAAGTTATAATGGGCAATTCCACCAATGGGAACGTTGTAGACATTAGGTATGATTGAAAAATAGATAGGGTTGATGATAATTGACCCTTTTTACGGCCTAAAGtgattgaaataatttaacttTCAAATTAACATTGGGATTATattcaattagattcacattGATCTTTATCTACTCCATTATTTGAACTTTTAAGCTATGagtgttttaagtttttttgtttttaacttgATTACCGAtgttaggataaaatattaaacagCGAGTAATTTAGTAGTAGTTATTCATTTGGtttcattatatttatattttttatttttttattaaataaatttaattttgatcattattttttaacaaaatcatagatttatatacattttaaaaactaacaatcaaaattaaagtaatttgattaaaaaaaatcaaatacaaacaaataaaatgagatGGAAAGagtataaaaaagaaacatagaATCAGCACAACTGTAAGGATccttttgatttgatatacatatatatatatattctgaGGTGGTGGTGGCAGCACTGTGTCCACTTAATCTTGCGGTCATGGACCTGATGAGTTTTCATTCAATCCTAGAATggagaaaaggggaaaaaaaaagtagaaacTTTGTACAAATTGGTTAACCTCTATCTTGTTTTCAGGCCATTACTTTCTCATTATACCTCGGAAAACGTTGAAGACTAAAGGAGCGAGTTAATTCAAGTTTAAGACGGCCGGATAAATGATGAATATTCAATGAAATTGACAGGGTAAAGAAGATGGCAGAGAAGGTTGTGTTTGTGCATACATCCTGAGAAAGCCCAGAGAAAGTTTTTAATGGCTCAGGGCCCTGGAAAGACCCTCCCTGTCCTCTCACCAAGCCCTTGCTGCGggtgtaaaagtgaaaaagccAGCCAAGAAACTGCAAAGATAAGCTAAGCTAACTTTATGTGCTGCTTTCAATCTTTTCCCACTAATGGCAAATGACTTTTGTTGTCAGAAATCACAAAGTCGGCTCAGTAATCAACTACCCATATTAGATTCCTATTAATATGCCAACCCAAAAGTTGGAAACTCCCGTGCCAATGCAAAACTCGAGAGCACACCTAATCAATAATTGACTGATCAGccagagaaaaaaattattaaccCTTCTTTTGATTCACATTTCTTTCATCCAACTGAACTAAACCCTTTAACTGCAATTGCACAGGACTAGAAGCAAAAGCAGGCTTCCCCATAATGTGTGTTTCGACTTGGAAAGCTGATCTACCAACTTTTATTCCAAAAGCAGACAGGAAATGCATGCATTCCCCTGGAAGAAAAGATTAAgcattaagaattttttttttcaaagaaaaacagaCTGATGTTTTTCTTTGATGGAAATTGTTGTTGATGTaacttttggtttttgtttttcttttccaaataaTTGGATGATCTGGCTAGGGTAGTGAACATTATTTTTACTAGAACCCTTTCCCATTGAGAAGTGAGGATTGTCAACATGttattcatttattctttGTGGTTGTGAACCTAGTTCTATCATGGCATGTGTAGGTGAAATCTTTATTGCAGCAAGTACTAATTACATGGACTTTCCACTCAATCCACCGACAGCTCATGCAATAATTTTCCCTCTCATACGGCACACATAGA from Theobroma cacao cultivar B97-61/B2 chromosome 9, Criollo_cocoa_genome_V2, whole genome shotgun sequence harbors:
- the LOC18587798 gene encoding phospholipase D alpha 1, giving the protein MGPPYLLHGTLIAKIIGIDVLLYGCKENFCIETMGVSKLQKRCIAKIKRTFLGPQLYATVDLDRARVGRTSVVRHKASSPQWNETFRIYCAHSITNVIFTVKDNSPIGAVLVGRAWLPVEDILVGDTVVREVDILDEERKPIPGDSKIKVELRFLGVSQEGSWSQGIKYPDFGGVPFTFFRQREGCKVTLYQDAHISDGFNPKISLSGGKLYEPQRCWEDIFDAIDKAKNFIYVTGWSVYTEITLIRDPRKEKRGSSDTLGDLLIKKAADGVRVLLLVWDDRTSIDILKEEGLMSTHDEETAHVFRYTAVHCVLCPRNPDNKKGIVEGIKIATMFTHHQKTLVVDSEIPGSEKRTVVGFIGGIDLCDGRYDTQDHPLFQTLNDIHHDDFHQPNFKNASIKKGGPREPWHDIHCKLEGPIAWDVLYNFEQRWLRQARWKKHLLFPLDKLEQMIVPPNQIVHLEPSETWSVQLFRSIDNGAVVGFPEKPEAASKFGLLSGKNNIIERSIQDAYINAIRRAKNFIYIENQYFLGSSFGWKTKGINILKIPDIAGIDIEEISDIAALNLIPKELSLKIVSKIEAGERFSVYIVIPMWPEGVPDSGPIQAILDWQSRTIEMMYSDVAGALKRKGLTAHPRDYLAFYCLGNRQTKKTEEYIPTEPADPKSDYGRAQQSRRFMIYVHSKMMIVDDEYIIIGSANINERSMAGSRDSEIAMGAFQPYHLATTQPARGQIFGLRMALWYEHLGQLHDFLDNPGSKQCVQLVNSIADKHWELYSSETFDQDLRGHLLPYPIQVGDDGSVSTLPRTRFFPDTNACVLGTKSNILPPIVTT
- the LOC18587797 gene encoding phospholipase D alpha 1; the protein is MATHLLHGKLTVRIYGIDTLKYPSGLSLLSKATGPTQLAKLFIAQLKRIMLCQSEMIGSKLYATVDLDKARVARTRMISKKGSEPIWNESFRIYCGHLISDIIFTVKYANPIGATLIGRAHIPAEDVIQGAAVDRWVDILDENRNPIPGGSKIHVQLQFFNVTQDRNWSQGISNPGFEGVPYTFFSQREGCKVTLYQDAHVQDDFSSPTMSPYQPHRCWEDIFDAINNAKHLIYITGWSVYTEITLIRDPRRQKPEGNLTLGQLLKKKADEGVVVLMLVWDDRTSVKELKRDGLMATHDQETADYFKDTNVHCVLCPRNRDAGESTIQGFEIASMFTHHQKTVVVDSELPRERSGKRAIVSFVGGIDLCDGRYDTQDHPLFKTLGTTHREDFHQPNFAGSSIEKGGPREPWHDIHCKLEGPVAWDVLYNFEQRWQKQGRTDFLIPKSKLDEITIQPSPVTSSTDPETWNVQLFRSIDDGAAAGFPEAPDAAAKLGLVSGKDRTMDRSIQDAYINAIRRAKNFIYIENQYFVGSSFGWKSKDIKVEDIGALHLVPKELSLKIVSKIEAGERFTVYIVIPMWPEGKPESESVQAILDWQRRTMEMMYSDVTEALQRKGLDADPREYLTFFCLGNKETKKAGEYVPTEQPDPNSDYARAQQARRFMIYVHSKMMIVDDEYIIIGSANINQRSMDGGRDSEIAMGAFQPHHLDTPFRRAGGQIYGFRMALWQEHLGHIESGFQFPESLQCVRAINSIADKLWGMYASDSPEQDLPGHLLRYPIQISSTGGITAMPNMEFFPDTKAPVLATKARVPATKAEYQLTILTT